A single Pseudobdellovibrionaceae bacterium DNA region contains:
- a CDS encoding amidohydrolase family protein, with protein sequence MSHTQIDNCYDSHVHWQATGQNATRLLLHHLQSAGGIRGCEISQAHFLGDWLVGFGWDNNRWQDQTYPTKDVLDELFPDHPVSFSRADGHAAWVNSKALKLIGVLDEQGQVKNIPEMSGGRIVVDEQGKPTGILIDLAKSMVDQLIPEPDSNQVRSSLLQGVQTFNRAGFTHIRDVSCSEIQFDETCHLFEAGLLTLAVEQYFSADDPQDFDKALHLAKRARAENVPLVRAVGLKIYYDGALGSEGALISADYPSGSGMGLELLNRSELQNLMKLTWENKFDIAIHTIGDEAVHRVVVAAEELWTQGYKGHLHLEHVEMLRPETAKKMTGRPITCHIQPCHWLSDRRWLGEKLGDLERFVFPWRLLQESEVAFDFGSDSPIEEASLRTNLLALDESAVQGVPPLLGSALDYHSHPDKAWVPNTFSQFKEGELLSVVFKGTHLF encoded by the coding sequence ATGTCTCACACCCAAATCGACAATTGCTATGACAGCCATGTGCACTGGCAAGCCACTGGGCAAAATGCCACGCGATTGCTTTTGCATCACCTTCAGTCAGCAGGTGGAATTCGCGGATGTGAGATTTCCCAGGCTCACTTTCTCGGCGATTGGTTGGTGGGATTTGGTTGGGACAACAATCGCTGGCAGGACCAGACTTACCCCACCAAAGATGTTCTCGACGAGTTGTTTCCGGATCACCCGGTTTCATTTTCTAGGGCCGATGGCCACGCAGCCTGGGTGAATAGCAAGGCTCTAAAACTCATTGGAGTTCTTGATGAACAAGGGCAGGTCAAAAATATTCCTGAAATGAGTGGCGGTCGGATTGTTGTAGATGAGCAGGGGAAACCAACGGGTATTTTGATTGACCTGGCTAAATCAATGGTGGACCAACTTATTCCGGAGCCTGACTCCAATCAAGTTCGCAGCTCTCTTTTGCAGGGAGTGCAAACCTTTAACCGTGCTGGTTTTACCCATATTCGCGATGTATCTTGCTCGGAGATACAGTTTGATGAAACTTGCCACTTATTTGAAGCAGGTCTATTGACTCTGGCGGTTGAACAGTACTTCTCAGCTGACGATCCTCAGGATTTTGACAAGGCTCTCCATTTGGCTAAGCGCGCTCGGGCGGAGAATGTTCCCCTCGTTCGAGCCGTGGGACTTAAAATTTATTATGATGGGGCTTTAGGCTCAGAAGGTGCCCTAATCAGTGCCGATTACCCCTCGGGATCGGGGATGGGCCTGGAACTGTTGAATAGGTCTGAGCTTCAGAATCTCATGAAGCTCACCTGGGAAAATAAATTCGACATCGCTATTCACACTATCGGTGATGAGGCCGTCCATCGGGTCGTGGTGGCGGCCGAAGAACTGTGGACTCAGGGATATAAAGGTCACTTGCATCTGGAACATGTGGAAATGTTAAGGCCTGAAACCGCGAAAAAGATGACGGGGAGACCGATCACCTGTCACATCCAGCCCTGTCATTGGCTATCAGACAGGCGTTGGCTAGGCGAAAAGTTGGGGGACCTTGAGCGGTTTGTATTTCCCTGGCGGCTGTTACAGGAAAGTGAAGTGGCCTTTGATTTTGGGTCGGATAGCCCAATCGAGGAAGCCAGCCTGCGTACCAATCTTTTGGCCCTGGATGAGAGTGCTGTACAGGGCGTACCCCCTCTTTTGGGCTCGGCCCTTGATTATCACTCCCACCCAGATAAGGCCTGGGTGCCCAACACCTTTAGTCAGTTCAAAGAGGGAGAGTTGCTATCGGTGGTCTTTAAAGGCACCCACCTCTTTTAG
- a CDS encoding hybrid sensor histidine kinase/response regulator, with translation MKHSILCVDDEIDNVDALERIFRRHFRVLKATSGAEGLALLKEATDVAVIISDQRMPKMTGVEFLKKTIKTHPDAIRILLTGYTDIESVIDAINSGEVYRYLTKPWDSVDLANTINKAIEKFDLRRELVEKNKALEAALEELKSLDQAKTQFMVLINHELKTPLTVLLSFLELLQEGTLDDEQQVYVNRIDQSAKRLKTIIDEVLELVSAETGQIKISSSKIDIQEMITDIHESWKLRLEGKSLGWSESIEVDKIKTDRTLLVNILNRLIDNAVKFGTKGSDVEIQVTCDSEADFCLFKVRNKGKAMTKNTIARVLKPFTLDEDLLHHSKGLGMGLSLSQALLKVLGSEIDITCPKGYIEVSFRLPSG, from the coding sequence ATGAAACATTCCATTCTTTGCGTTGATGACGAAATAGATAATGTAGATGCCCTGGAACGCATCTTCAGAAGGCATTTCAGGGTATTGAAGGCAACTTCAGGGGCCGAAGGTCTAGCCTTGTTGAAAGAAGCGACAGATGTCGCAGTTATTATCAGTGACCAAAGAATGCCCAAAATGACGGGTGTCGAGTTTCTTAAAAAAACGATCAAGACCCACCCGGACGCCATACGCATTCTTCTCACTGGCTATACCGACATTGAATCTGTGATTGATGCCATCAATTCCGGAGAGGTTTACCGGTATTTGACCAAGCCATGGGACTCTGTGGACTTGGCCAATACCATCAACAAGGCTATCGAGAAATTTGATCTACGAAGAGAACTGGTTGAAAAAAATAAGGCACTCGAGGCCGCCCTCGAGGAACTTAAATCCCTGGATCAAGCGAAAACTCAGTTCATGGTACTGATCAATCATGAGCTCAAGACGCCACTTACAGTTTTGTTGAGTTTTCTGGAGCTACTTCAAGAGGGCACACTAGACGATGAACAGCAGGTCTACGTCAATCGCATCGACCAGAGTGCCAAGAGACTCAAGACCATCATTGACGAGGTGCTGGAATTGGTGTCGGCGGAAACCGGTCAAATCAAGATTTCGTCGTCCAAGATCGATATCCAAGAGATGATCACTGACATTCACGAAAGCTGGAAGCTTCGCCTCGAGGGCAAATCCCTGGGCTGGAGCGAGAGTATTGAGGTCGACAAAATAAAGACGGATCGTACTCTGCTGGTCAATATTCTCAACCGCCTGATCGACAACGCGGTCAAGTTTGGCACCAAAGGGAGTGATGTCGAGATTCAAGTGACCTGCGATAGCGAGGCTGATTTCTGCCTGTTCAAGGTTCGCAACAAAGGCAAGGCTATGACCAAGAACACCATTGCCAGGGTATTGAAACCTTTTACACTGGATGAAGACCTACTTCACCATTCCAAGGGGTTGGGAATGGGTCTCAGCTTATCTCAAGCCCTGCTTAAGGTGCTTGGTAGCGAAATCGACATCACTTGCCCTAAGGGTTACATTGAAGTCTCTTTCCGGCTGCCGTCCGGTTAA
- the gcvT gene encoding glycine cleavage system aminomethyltransferase GcvT — MSEVKETPLCKSHEALGGKMVEFAGWRMPVEYQGLRQEHLNTRKNVGLFDVSHMGEIRVKGPKSLETLEWLTTNHVGKLENGQAQYTLLTNFAGGIVDDLIVYCLEKGQDYLLCVNASNADKDYAWIVENNKGAELKNESDDWGQIAVQGPRAVELVSRLFGETMKSVASFHFVPAQFDGDQVYLARTGYTGEEGFEIFVPKARAMALWNLLLDKGQDLEVCPVGLGARDTLRTEMKYPLYGHEIDDTTNPYMAGLGWVVKPAAKDFIGRDKIVAGKEAGLSHKLVGLKMLDRGIARQGYSLFSFDNKEIGRVTSGTVSPSRGDNIAVGYLAKEQAEPGTEVMVEIRGRKLKAVVVKTPFVTKA, encoded by the coding sequence ATGAGTGAGGTGAAAGAAACCCCTCTGTGCAAGAGTCATGAAGCCCTTGGGGGCAAAATGGTGGAATTTGCTGGCTGGAGGATGCCGGTTGAATATCAGGGCTTGCGCCAGGAACACTTGAACACGCGAAAGAACGTGGGTTTGTTTGATGTCTCTCATATGGGAGAGATTCGCGTGAAGGGCCCAAAGTCCCTTGAGACCCTGGAGTGGTTAACGACCAATCATGTGGGAAAGCTTGAAAACGGACAGGCCCAATACACTCTGCTGACCAACTTTGCAGGCGGTATTGTGGACGACCTTATCGTCTACTGTTTGGAGAAGGGTCAGGATTACCTTCTTTGCGTGAACGCTTCCAATGCCGACAAAGATTACGCTTGGATTGTGGAAAACAACAAGGGCGCTGAACTCAAGAACGAGAGTGATGACTGGGGGCAAATTGCCGTCCAAGGCCCGAGGGCCGTGGAGCTGGTGTCTCGCCTATTTGGTGAGACCATGAAGTCAGTGGCGTCCTTTCACTTTGTCCCCGCACAATTTGATGGCGACCAGGTTTACCTGGCCCGCACGGGATACACTGGTGAGGAGGGCTTTGAAATCTTTGTTCCGAAGGCAAGGGCCATGGCCCTGTGGAACCTGCTTCTTGATAAGGGTCAGGATTTGGAAGTGTGTCCAGTGGGCTTGGGAGCCAGGGACACACTGAGAACTGAGATGAAATACCCGCTTTACGGACACGAAATTGACGACACGACGAACCCCTATATGGCTGGGCTGGGTTGGGTTGTGAAGCCGGCGGCCAAGGATTTCATCGGTCGGGACAAGATTGTGGCTGGCAAAGAAGCTGGCTTGAGCCATAAGTTGGTTGGTCTCAAGATGCTGGATCGGGGGATCGCAAGACAGGGTTACTCCTTGTTTTCTTTTGACAATAAAGAAATCGGCAGGGTAACAAGTGGCACGGTTTCCCCCAGTCGTGGTGACAATATTGCTGTGGGCTATTTGGCCAAAGAGCAGGCCGAACCCGGTACTGAGGTGATGGTGGAGATTCGTGGTCGCAAGCTCAAAGCAGTGGTTGTGAAGACCCCCTTTGTGACGAAGGCCTAA
- a CDS encoding CpaF family protein, whose protein sequence is MVTDISDLCEIVEEKIGHVPQVNLRSIEDDQGHGGSQHILEILRSHSSSLAEAELNRVIEEFCGDGPIGFLLQRENISEILINGPREIWIEEHGRLKKAEHQFHSPATYKNFVNRIFQEAGVHIDLAQPSVDGFWRGLRLHAIGPPLTSDAPCLSLRKHPSNPWSVDELQRVGWCEADTAHKLRELVQQQKTLVFAGSTGSGKTSILSACLREIPGHCRALILEDTPEISIPNSISLRLLTRQDLRSEYPVYDLSDLIRQSLRMRPDRIILGEVRGPEAKDLVLALSTGHKGGMATLHADSAIEALLRLEILIQLGAPQWQVETIRRLIFHGIDYVILTGRNAEKRQFAGAFRLASLESCGFLLDREF, encoded by the coding sequence ATGGTGACTGATATTTCTGACCTATGTGAAATCGTCGAGGAAAAGATCGGTCACGTTCCCCAAGTTAACCTGCGTTCCATTGAGGACGATCAAGGCCATGGCGGTAGCCAGCACATTTTAGAGATCTTAAGATCCCATAGCTCTTCCCTGGCTGAAGCAGAGTTAAATCGAGTGATCGAGGAGTTCTGTGGTGATGGACCAATTGGATTCCTTTTGCAGAGGGAAAACATCAGCGAAATCTTGATCAATGGCCCCAGGGAAATCTGGATTGAGGAACACGGGAGACTAAAAAAGGCCGAACACCAGTTTCATTCCCCTGCCACCTACAAAAATTTTGTTAATCGGATCTTCCAGGAGGCAGGGGTTCACATTGACTTGGCTCAGCCCTCTGTCGACGGATTCTGGCGAGGACTGCGTCTTCATGCTATCGGCCCACCACTTACCTCCGATGCCCCATGCCTGAGCCTACGCAAACACCCCAGTAACCCCTGGAGCGTGGATGAACTCCAACGCGTCGGCTGGTGCGAGGCAGACACCGCTCACAAGCTGCGCGAGCTCGTCCAACAACAAAAGACTCTGGTGTTTGCCGGATCTACTGGTAGTGGCAAAACTTCAATTTTGAGTGCCTGCCTGCGAGAAATTCCAGGTCACTGCCGGGCTCTCATCTTGGAAGACACTCCTGAAATCTCCATTCCAAACTCAATCTCCCTGCGCCTATTGACCCGTCAGGATCTGCGCAGCGAATACCCTGTCTATGATCTCAGCGATCTCATTCGTCAGTCTCTGCGAATGCGCCCGGACCGCATCATCCTCGGGGAAGTCAGAGGTCCTGAAGCCAAAGACCTGGTGCTCGCCCTGTCCACGGGCCACAAAGGAGGAATGGCCACCCTACACGCCGATAGTGCCATCGAGGCTCTCCTTCGTTTGGAAATCCTCATCCAACTCGGGGCCCCACAATGGCAGGTGGAGACTATTCGTCGATTGATTTTTCATGGAATAGATTATGTCATTTTGACAGGACGAAACGCAGAAAAGCGCCAGTTTGCTGGCGCCTTTCGTTTAGCATCTCTGGAGTCCTGTGGGTTTCTGCTCGACCGGGAGTTTTAA
- a CDS encoding type II and III secretion system protein has product MNHLLIFLVLCFISSAMAGEPLLLNKGEYTTINAPIGASVHNSSGKTVQIKDQGASLQLLGKSYGSSQISFGGTKLDVLVTTGSQKTFAQDALAYFRDRPGLIFHAQHPCHLVSGELLRWSDWVALSAMTNSNNGCYTFEAHIAPEITSQVMTQLKRELTKDGLHTPSISLQGKVLVRYSIEMEKSRGQISSLLNPWGLKAEFSEHTISLRPLIRVQIVVAEVSRQMARQLGLSWPGSYAAHLTPQFRLADDWQVTLSALEQSGVGKVLASPSLLTRSGDSAEFLAGGEIPLRVTRYKSRQVSWHKYGVSLKVLPRADHRGYLDVDLSVEVSSPDPGLSSDGLPAFKSHSIKTHFNLKQKSTISLGGLIRNEQGESSSGWPGLSRIPILGYLFSSKEFLENRSEMMIFVTPEIVTSTEDKSLIERPPGHGD; this is encoded by the coding sequence ATGAACCACCTCCTCATTTTCCTTGTTCTTTGTTTCATCTCTTCCGCCATGGCCGGTGAGCCTTTGCTTCTCAACAAAGGCGAGTACACGACAATCAATGCCCCCATTGGTGCTTCGGTACACAACTCTTCTGGAAAAACCGTGCAGATAAAGGACCAGGGAGCATCTTTGCAACTATTGGGAAAATCCTATGGCTCCAGTCAAATCAGCTTTGGAGGCACCAAACTCGATGTACTCGTAACCACGGGGAGTCAGAAGACTTTTGCTCAGGATGCCTTAGCCTATTTCAGAGATCGACCAGGATTGATTTTTCATGCCCAGCACCCCTGCCATCTGGTGAGCGGAGAACTTCTCAGATGGAGTGACTGGGTCGCTCTTTCCGCGATGACCAACTCCAACAACGGGTGCTATACCTTTGAGGCTCACATAGCTCCAGAAATTACTTCTCAGGTCATGACTCAACTCAAAAGAGAACTTACAAAAGATGGGCTTCACACCCCAAGCATCTCTCTCCAGGGAAAAGTTCTGGTTAGGTATTCGATTGAAATGGAAAAAAGCAGGGGGCAGATTTCTTCTCTCCTGAATCCCTGGGGCCTTAAGGCCGAATTTAGTGAACACACAATTTCACTTCGTCCCCTGATTCGCGTGCAGATTGTAGTCGCAGAAGTCAGTCGACAAATGGCCCGACAATTGGGACTGAGCTGGCCCGGTAGCTATGCTGCTCACCTCACTCCCCAATTTCGCTTGGCTGACGACTGGCAAGTCACATTGTCCGCCCTGGAGCAAAGTGGCGTTGGCAAGGTGTTGGCCAGCCCCAGTCTTCTCACCAGAAGCGGGGATTCAGCGGAGTTTCTGGCTGGTGGGGAAATTCCCCTGCGCGTAACACGTTACAAGTCCCGGCAGGTGAGCTGGCACAAATACGGCGTTAGTCTTAAGGTTCTCCCCCGCGCAGACCATCGTGGTTATCTCGATGTGGACCTTTCGGTTGAAGTCTCCAGCCCGGACCCAGGGCTCAGCTCGGACGGTCTTCCTGCCTTCAAATCCCATTCAATCAAAACCCATTTTAACCTCAAACAAAAGTCGACAATTTCCCTTGGGGGGTTGATTCGCAATGAACAAGGTGAGTCCTCCTCAGGATGGCCCGGACTCTCACGCATACCCATTCTGGGCTATTTGTTTTCGAGCAAGGAATTCCTGGAAAATCGTTCGGAAATGATGATATTTGTTACCCCTGAAATCGTCACCTCAACTGAAGATAAGTCTCTCATCGAAAGACCACCTGGCCATGGTGACTGA
- the folD gene encoding bifunctional methylenetetrahydrofolate dehydrogenase/methenyltetrahydrofolate cyclohydrolase FolD, with amino-acid sequence MMLRLDGKQVSAARRAVLKDKVRDFSQKTGHTPGLAVVLVGDDPASQVYVGGKIKACAEVGLESYEHRLPETTSPSELKSLIDQLNSDNKVDGILVQLPLPKSLDADEVLTWIDPNKDVDGLTSSSMGLLWMGKPRAISCTPAGVMAILEHYKITVAGKTAVVVGRSNIVGKPMAHLLTQADATVTVCHSRTKDVSSHTKYADVVVVAAGRPRMLGKDDFKEGSIVIDVGIHRQPGSDGKSKLCGDVRFEELEGWAQAATPVPGGVGPMTIAMLLENTLRLAELNQNK; translated from the coding sequence ATCATGCTTAGACTTGACGGCAAACAGGTGAGTGCAGCGCGCAGAGCGGTGTTAAAGGATAAAGTTCGGGACTTCTCCCAGAAAACTGGTCACACACCGGGCTTGGCCGTGGTCCTGGTGGGTGATGACCCGGCAAGCCAGGTTTATGTGGGTGGTAAAATCAAAGCCTGTGCAGAAGTAGGATTGGAGAGTTATGAGCATCGACTTCCTGAAACAACCTCACCTTCAGAGTTAAAATCCCTGATTGATCAGCTCAACAGTGACAACAAGGTTGACGGCATTCTGGTGCAGCTTCCTCTGCCAAAGAGTTTGGATGCGGATGAGGTCCTAACCTGGATTGATCCCAACAAAGATGTAGATGGCTTAACTTCAAGTTCTATGGGCTTGTTGTGGATGGGAAAACCTCGGGCGATTTCCTGCACGCCCGCCGGTGTGATGGCCATTCTTGAGCATTACAAAATCACCGTGGCCGGTAAGACCGCTGTGGTTGTTGGTCGCAGCAATATTGTAGGTAAGCCCATGGCGCACTTGCTCACCCAAGCAGATGCCACGGTGACGGTTTGTCATTCGCGCACCAAAGATGTCTCCTCTCACACCAAGTATGCGGACGTTGTTGTAGTTGCCGCAGGACGCCCACGCATGTTGGGTAAGGATGATTTTAAAGAGGGCAGCATTGTCATCGACGTCGGTATTCACCGTCAGCCTGGTTCTGATGGTAAATCCAAGCTGTGCGGAGATGTACGCTTCGAAGAGTTGGAAGGTTGGGCTCAGGCTGCCACTCCCGTGCCGGGAGGAGTTGGCCCCATGACCATTGCCATGCTATTGGAGAACACTTTGAGGCTTGCGGAGCTCAACCAAAACAAATAG
- the aspS gene encoding aspartate--tRNA ligase, with protein sequence MKFVSEHKRTHRCGELRKEHVGQEVILMGWVDTRRDHGGLVFVDLRDRAGLVQVVLNPSLNETAQAKDLRNEYVVALKGVVRARPDGMVNKKIATGEVEVEAQICQILSEAATPPIHIGDSKVSENLRLKYRYLELRSSQLQSHLIVRHQVAHLVRNFLSDNGFLEVETPILYKSTPEGARDYLVPSRVHLGHFYALPQSPQTLKQLLMVGGMDRYFQIARCFRDEDLRADRQPEFSQIDIEMSFVDVDDLLELNESLARKLWQEIKGKDIGPIPRMTYVEVMNRFGSDKPDLRNPLELKDLADLAKGCGFKVFEDALARGGAVRALAVPKAGSFSRGQIDKLTDMAKQYGAKGLVWIKADEGGGLTSSVAKFLSADLLEDMFVRAGGEKGGAVFVVADDFEVSCHALAALRDHLGHQLGLVDLTSDSFLWVIDFPLLEFDPNEKRWVARHHPFTAPKDEFLQTLHQENEQEYAGLLAKAYDFVCNGHEIAGGSIRIHNQQVQKALFKALGLSEEEVHHKFGFFIEALSYGTPPHGGIAWGMDRLIMILCDTDAIRDVIAFPKTAKATCLMSDAPSTVGRDQLIELGIRLGSAAEKSITEGKGS encoded by the coding sequence GTGGTCCTAAATCCGAGTTTGAATGAGACAGCTCAGGCCAAAGATTTGCGCAATGAATATGTGGTCGCCCTCAAAGGAGTGGTGAGAGCTCGTCCTGACGGAATGGTAAATAAAAAGATTGCCACTGGAGAGGTGGAAGTAGAAGCCCAGATTTGTCAGATTTTGTCTGAAGCTGCCACGCCCCCAATTCACATTGGCGACAGCAAGGTGTCAGAGAACTTGCGACTTAAGTATCGCTATTTGGAGTTGCGTTCTTCTCAGTTGCAAAGTCATCTGATTGTGCGCCATCAGGTCGCGCACCTGGTGCGGAACTTTTTGTCGGACAATGGTTTTTTGGAAGTGGAGACCCCCATACTTTATAAGAGCACTCCCGAGGGGGCTCGGGACTACCTGGTGCCTTCACGTGTTCACTTGGGCCATTTTTATGCTCTTCCTCAGAGTCCTCAGACTCTGAAGCAACTTCTCATGGTTGGCGGCATGGATCGGTATTTTCAGATTGCCCGATGTTTCCGCGATGAGGACCTGCGGGCCGACCGCCAGCCTGAGTTTTCGCAAATTGATATCGAAATGAGTTTTGTCGATGTGGATGATTTGTTGGAACTTAACGAATCATTGGCGCGAAAACTTTGGCAGGAGATTAAGGGCAAAGATATAGGCCCGATTCCGCGGATGACCTACGTTGAAGTGATGAATCGCTTTGGCAGCGACAAGCCGGACTTGCGTAATCCTTTGGAACTCAAAGATTTGGCTGATCTTGCAAAGGGGTGCGGATTCAAGGTGTTTGAAGACGCTTTGGCTCGTGGTGGAGCGGTACGTGCCTTGGCCGTGCCAAAAGCGGGATCTTTTAGTCGCGGACAAATTGATAAGCTGACGGACATGGCCAAGCAATACGGGGCAAAAGGTCTGGTTTGGATCAAGGCAGACGAAGGCGGTGGCCTGACTTCTTCAGTTGCCAAGTTTTTGAGCGCCGATCTTCTTGAAGATATGTTTGTACGTGCGGGCGGAGAAAAAGGCGGCGCAGTATTTGTTGTGGCCGACGACTTTGAGGTTTCCTGTCATGCGCTGGCGGCATTACGTGATCATCTGGGTCACCAATTGGGTTTAGTGGATTTAACCAGCGACAGTTTTTTGTGGGTTATTGACTTTCCGTTGTTGGAATTTGATCCCAATGAAAAGCGCTGGGTGGCTCGCCATCATCCGTTCACAGCTCCGAAGGATGAATTCCTCCAGACTCTCCATCAGGAAAATGAACAAGAATATGCGGGACTTCTTGCCAAGGCTTACGACTTTGTCTGCAATGGTCACGAAATCGCTGGTGGTAGTATCAGGATCCACAATCAGCAAGTGCAAAAGGCTTTGTTTAAGGCGCTTGGCTTAAGTGAAGAGGAAGTTCATCATAAGTTTGGCTTCTTTATTGAGGCGCTGTCGTATGGCACTCCTCCTCATGGCGGTATTGCTTGGGGCATGGATCGACTGATTATGATTTTGTGCGACACCGATGCCATCCGCGATGTGATTGCCTTTCCCAAAACGGCAAAGGCCACTTGTCTTATGTCGGATGCGCCAAGTACCGTGGGTCGCGATCAGCTTATTGAGCTGGGTATTCGTCTGGGTAGTGCCGCTGAAAAGAGCATCACCGAAGGTAAGGGTTCCTGA
- a CDS encoding Flp family type IVb pilin, with protein sequence MQNLNAPVQNERGQSLIEYLIIVALMGVATIGIVRTLQGALNSRYANVVHALQGSSKRESSVEVQDSDLKRKDLSDFMNGAARRKDRQ encoded by the coding sequence ATGCAAAACCTCAATGCACCTGTGCAAAATGAACGTGGCCAAAGTCTAATTGAGTATCTCATCATCGTCGCCCTGATGGGCGTGGCCACAATTGGCATTGTCCGCACCCTCCAAGGGGCTCTCAACTCCCGGTATGCGAATGTGGTTCATGCCCTACAAGGGTCTAGCAAACGAGAATCCAGCGTCGAGGTTCAGGATTCGGACCTAAAACGCAAGGACCTCTCTGACTTCATGAACGGAGCCGCCAGGCGCAAGGATCGGCAATGA